A stretch of DNA from Chrysiogenia bacterium:
GGCGACCGCATCGAGGTCGGCGCACAGCGCGGCGATGTGATCGACATTGGACTGCTCTATACCAGCGTGCTCGAAATCGGGGAGTGGGTGGACGGTGATCAGGCCACCGGACGCATCAATGCCCTCCCCAACGGCCTGATACTCTCCGCGCCCGTCCACAATTTCACAAAAGACCACGGCTTCCTGTGGGACGAAATCGTCCTGCCCATTACGCATTCGAGCGACTGGCAACGCGCCATCAGGGAGATCCAGCAGATCGTCAGCGAGCTGACGGCATCAGCCACCGAGCAGGCCAGGAAAGAAGTCGAAAAGCTCGAAGAAAAGTACTACCTCTCCAAACGAAACATGGAGCCCGCGATCTTCATCAATCCCACCGACAACTGGATCGCGCTTCACATTCGCTACGTCACCAAGGTTCGCGACCGCCGCATTGTTCGAAATGAATTGCTGGAGAAAATCCTGGGTGCATTGCCGGCGATGGAGGGCGTTGCCATTGCGTCCGAGACGCTGACGGTCACCAATACACCCGCCGCAAACCAGTCGGGCGCGTCGAAGTAGCCATCCAGACCGCTGACTCAAGGTCAGTTTTGTACAGCAGGTTACGCGGCGTGTCAGATTCCTTGACAGTCCTATCAAAATTCTGACGTTATTTGACGGGGAATTTTGCGTTTTCAGGCCCATTTGACGTTCTACGATCCATAAACGGGTTTTACAGGTCTGAAAAGCCAAGTAGTTCCGGGCACATTGCGTCATTTTTCGCGATGCGTCGTGACCGGCGCTTACTTGGCACGGTCCATGCTTTATTTGTGATCCGTGAGGACTCAGGCATGAAGAAAGGTCCGGCGCATCACGGCAAGGGAATCAACCCCCGACCCATCACGATGCTGGATCTCGTCTTCGAGCTGACCGCCCTCGAACCCTGCCACGAGCAGGTCGTTCTCAAGGCACGGCACCTGATCCAAACCAACCGGGTTCGACTGACCGGCACGTTCTGTGATCGTAGTCAGAAGACGCTGAAAACGGCCTAGGCCACCCCGGCGTCACGACCCAAAAATTCCCATCCCACTTTCCTACCTACGGGTCGATGGGACGGCGCTCTGAAAAGAAGCACCGTTCCGCGCCCCGCCGTGTACACTTTTTGCCGCTCGCATGCCTGGCACGCCCATTTCGGCCAAGAGTGCGCTACACTGGCGGCACCAACCTGGTGCACAAGAGCGTCGTCCATGGCCGAACACAGCGAAGAGCCCCGCTCGGGTTATCTGGTCCTGCTTGCGGGGCCGTATGAATACCTGCTTCCGGTCGAGCGCGTAGCCCGCGTGGTAGAGATCGAACCCGCGCAGGTGCAAGCGCCCAAAGACGATGGCGACCCTTCCCTGCTCGGCCGCATCGACCTGGAGGGACGCGGCACCCTGCCGCTGCGCGCCCTTTCGACGCTGGTTCTCGGTCGCGGCGAAGGCGCGATTCCCGAAGAAACATTCGAAGCCGTCGAGGTCGAGCTGCGCGGCGAGCTCGTGCTGCTCGTCGCCGATAAAGTCGGCTCCATCGAAGAACACGCCCCGGGCGAGAGCTCGCCCGTTCCGCCGCTGCTCTGGGGCGGGGACGAGCCGCTCTTTCGGCGCGCCTGGCCGGCGGTTTTCTCGCTCCGCTGGGAACTCGAACTCGACAAGGTGGGCCTCTAAGCGATGAGCGCCGAGGAGAAAAAAGAGAGCGCCGAGCCCGCAACCAGCGGTCTGTGGCTGCTCGATCCCAGCAGCGTGCGCGACCAGCTTCTGGTCGTGGCCACCGGGGAGCGCCACCTGGCTTTCCCGGCCGGCATGATCAGCGGAGTGGACGAGCGCAACACCGTTTACCCGGTTCCCTGCGCGCTGGGACATTTTCTGGGAATCGTGCCCTACCGCGGCCAGTTCGTCCCCTTGCTCGACGGTGAGTTCCTGTGCGACCCCGAATCGGCCGCACAGGCCCACGCCGACCGCATGGAAATCACCTCTCCCGAGGATCTCGAAGACCTGATGGACGATTTGAGCTTCGAGGTCTCCGGCCTGCTACTGGTGCTTGAAAGTGGAAGCGACCTGCTGGGGCTGGCCTTTGACCGCTTCATCGGCTTTGCGCCGCCCTCCCGCCACAGCGAGCCGCCGGGCGAGAACCTGCCCGAATGGATCAAATCCAGCGGAACTACTGAGGGAATCCCGGTTCTGGTGGTCGACACTACCGCCCTTTTCGAGTATTGTAGGGGCCGCTCGCCATGAGAATGCACGGGTTTTTCGGGCTCGGGGGTCTGGAAGAAAACCCGGCGGGTTCTGACGAGGGCGATGCCGTCACTGGCGGCTGCTTTCTGGAAGATCGCAACCTGATCTCCTGAACAAACACCGGCACCCTGCTGGGACGAAAAATGCGTCCCTGTGCCGGCTCATACACCAGGCGAGCGAAAGAGACACGGAACAGATGGCCAAGAAAATTCTCCTCGCGGATGATTCGCTGACCATTCAGAAGGTCGTGCAGATCACCTTTGCGCGGCAGGATGCCGAACTGACGATGGTGGACAACGGCGACGATGCCCTTGCCCGCGTTCAGCAGGGCGGCATCGACATCGTGCTGGCCGACGTGATGATGCCCGGCAAGGACGGCTACCAGCTCTGCCAGACCATCAAGTCGAACCCCGCCACAGCGGGCGTTCCGGTGCTGCTGCTGGCCGGTGCCTATGAGCCCTTTGATGAGGCCAAGGCCAAGAGCTGCGGCGCAAACGGTCACCTGCTCAAGCCCTTCGAATCGCAGAACCTGATCCAGAAGGTCGACGAAATTCTCGCCGGTGGCGGCGCATCTGCTGCGGCTCCGGCCGCTGCGCCTGCTGCCGCGCCGACGCCGCCTCCCGCGCCTGCAGCGGCACCGACTCCGCCGCCGGCAGCAGCCCCGCGGCCGGCCGCGCCGCCTCAGCCGACGGCTCCGATGCCCGCCGGTGCAGGGATTCCCCAGCCGCCTCCGGGCTCGGACGCGATTGCCGCCGACTCGCCGATGTGGGACATGGCCGAAGAGCCCGCCGCGCCACCGCCTCCCCCGGCAGCACCGGCCTCTTCGCTGGAAACCTTTGAAACTGAAGTCGAAGTGGAAGTCGACGATGGCGGCGATGCATGGGATCTCTCCGAAGAACCCGCCGCTCCGGCAGCGCCCGCGGCTGCTGCGCCGCCGCCTCCCCCACCGCCTCCTCCGCCGGCCCCGGCGCCTGTTGAGGCCGAGGTCGAAATCGACATGGGCGGCGGCGATGCATGGGATCTTTCCGAAGAGCCTGCAGCGCCTGCAGCCCCCGCACCGGCAGCGCCCGTGCTCGAAGTCGAAGAACCGCGGCTTGAGCCCGCGCCGGTGGCGATGGAAGCCGAAGTCGAAGTGGACATTGATACCGGCGACGATGGTGACGTTTGGGATCTGGCCGAGGATTCGGCCACCGATCTGGGCGTGGTCGAGACGGCCGCGCCGGCAGTGGCCGAAGTGGAAGTCGAGACCGAGGTCGCCGACGAGGGCTGGGACCTTTCCGAGGAAGTGGCCGAAGCCGTGCCCGCACCGACGCCCGTCGCCGCGCCCGAGCCGGTCATGCCGCCGCCTCCCCCGCCGCCCGCGCCGGCACCCGAGCCCGTTGCCGCACCCGTGGCGGCAGCGCCCGCTCCGGCAGTAGCG
This window harbors:
- a CDS encoding response regulator, with amino-acid sequence MAKKILLADDSLTIQKVVQITFARQDAELTMVDNGDDALARVQQGGIDIVLADVMMPGKDGYQLCQTIKSNPATAGVPVLLLAGAYEPFDEAKAKSCGANGHLLKPFESQNLIQKVDEILAGGGASAAAPAAAPAAAPTPPPAPAAAPTPPPAAAPRPAAPPQPTAPMPAGAGIPQPPPGSDAIAADSPMWDMAEEPAAPPPPPAAPASSLETFETEVEVEVDDGGDAWDLSEEPAAPAAPAAAAPPPPPPPPPPAPAPVEAEVEIDMGGGDAWDLSEEPAAPAAPAPAAPVLEVEEPRLEPAPVAMEAEVEVDIDTGDDGDVWDLAEDSATDLGVVETAAPAVAEVEVETEVADEGWDLSEEVAEAVPAPTPVAAPEPVMPPPPPPPAPAPEPVAAPVAAAPAPAVAPAAPAVDSAALEAAVRQALEARLPALLNEVAGVVAEEIRKQVPRIAEDLIAKEIEKLKA
- a CDS encoding chemotaxis protein CheW, encoding MSAEEKKESAEPATSGLWLLDPSSVRDQLLVVATGERHLAFPAGMISGVDERNTVYPVPCALGHFLGIVPYRGQFVPLLDGEFLCDPESAAQAHADRMEITSPEDLEDLMDDLSFEVSGLLLVLESGSDLLGLAFDRFIGFAPPSRHSEPPGENLPEWIKSSGTTEGIPVLVVDTTALFEYCRGRSP
- a CDS encoding mechanosensitive ion channel family protein gives rise to the protein GDRIEVGAQRGDVIDIGLLYTSVLEIGEWVDGDQATGRINALPNGLILSAPVHNFTKDHGFLWDEIVLPITHSSDWQRAIREIQQIVSELTASATEQARKEVEKLEEKYYLSKRNMEPAIFINPTDNWIALHIRYVTKVRDRRIVRNELLEKILGALPAMEGVAIASETLTVTNTPAANQSGASK